A genomic region of Nymphaea colorata isolate Beijing-Zhang1983 chromosome 2, ASM883128v2, whole genome shotgun sequence contains the following coding sequences:
- the LOC116247174 gene encoding uncharacterized protein LOC116247174: MSAKWRAMQHRHKWTYGVVNFPSRILEILRDSEFSDSAFFQRLREFASLNSTYLQVNAAKDVASAFLELVSGGGNHPAGLVDLAIRLYLEILFLDNSLPVHRALISVLAKNRSLSSHRPAIGRCFKLLCGEYGVAGRRFSIARASLSLISYPGVGFLAETVGNCCGEVASDICNGLKSVFQEIRDGSRPSPVVMEQCQDAMSCLYYVLQRFPSQFASLEGAEESSGVFDVVVNAVFNVLKSSEFSRDCLVGAGVSLCAALQACMSHWELAICISSGVFGRPGYSFNAVSKQETLENNHSDSAKLVGYGRKMKERLTSDIQSLSVLSRMCLLRGILTTVPRPVLNMQFILSADGYGSNDAVVWTILFDGVLSELCEYCENPSDSHFNFHALTVTQIALQQVKTSFISGLLNTSSDYVPFSDSLANRMLRIIWNNLEDPLNQTVKQVHLIFDLFLDIQSVVFSRLKLDIKSFYSKIAGDLLNLSGRCKGRYVPLASLTKRLGAKALLNMSPKELLSETIQAYIDDDVCCAATSFLKCFLELLRDECWQSDGIEGGYMSFRRFSLPPILRGLVSGLRKLRSNLNTYALPLILDVDVDSIFPMLDFVCDGRSTQEHGIVTHGELLAELPLHLNEDQRVTSLVSLLKVARSLALIEGDINWWCNSLSNGTEEENEHEFAVIHIKGIEIKVLVKWLESALSHVDDILRIDAAESLFLNPKTSSLPSPLELSLMRKTIPLNMRCSSTAFQMKWTSLFRKFFSRVKTALEKQVKIGCWKPLLQLKVKSDTLESESSIVCHINGSTEMVEQKAYDLFCFMKWLSRFLFFSCYPSAPYERKMMAMDLLVIMMNVWPITPSGNSLNDPSSTCTNSLYPYSGELVWSDSTLSLVGSIVDSWDRLRESSFHILLDFPTPLPGISNEDKVKEVIVWAKRLVCSPRVRESDAGALTLRLIFKKYVLDLGWVVKVSDNVVVSQNHFADGFTKASIPDRSVHWSHTCKSKSPLSEYVLSLVEWLQIGVEAGEKDLSEACQSSFVHGILLSLRYTFEELDWNSEVVTGINSDMKVALEKLLKLVTRITSLSLWVVSSDAWYMADDLDDQVEDGSLLLDLTGKVGSGESLSVMQNEELKHVDDSGPAEHIVMVGCWLAMKEVSLLLGTITRKIPLPSCVSCFSDASDRTDKFSVAVDMKETSFDGILDAKQLESIGMNFLQVLLKMKHNGAIDKTRAGFTALCNRLLCSNNPRLCKMTECWMEQLMQRTISKGQTVDDLLRRSAGIPAAFIALFLAEPEGTPKKLLPRALRWLTDVANTSLAAVGEDSHLNGNPRNVFCMVDQVSSSSEECGRASKIRDEGVIPTVHAFNVLRAAFNDTNLATDTSGFCAAALIASICAFSSPYWEIRNSACLAYTALVRRMIGFLNVHKRESARRALTGLEFFHRYPILHSFIFDKLKAATDWIGDVNQQHPGHNMAAVVHPSLCPILILLSRLKPSVIGSDSSSSLDPFVFMPFVRQCATQNNQRIRVLASKALSGLVSNERLPAVLLYVASGLPCGKSVTSVSGCTCIGPVSFGMNKLIEVGKPHVASANAIHGILLQLCSLINVNCRNLTDDNKKDQLLGELFAVLVNCAWIGRVKSCLCPTLTAAYLELLAHMLDIARNCQTSNHLFILQRLLTELSSQCLGAWAQCQAGSTFFDPTLAELHRKATGFYFDCVLGSCPGAPDDGLSLKLNGDALNSLSLPGILEREISDIFCVRFEFCISNASHEVRLAALKGLLRFLKSIASKIIHIDHGDHIDNIVNWFNINLHPTLMRLLDVEDNPKCVCYILKIIFCWSCLQFLKSNEFYYQQSTGIDNMNLGSLSQLWDKLISIKETAKHIKTQEILICCMGVCVKKWTMLFRNLMQFNGAELIDSSIADKDEACTIIFNAIHYFVMQVKHCSSSSKPVNMRKAAADALVASGLLEEAVWVSSVISNNQMVTKVHERATCDDRTLMEQSNALNLYAIDILDSWFTCVALLEDEDVGLRQTLAMAVQKCVQPRGTVESDQTEAVPIQVEKVIELSFHFLSSIFGHWLPYIDCLLKWASVDPGSYPLGCGNLVRRVFDKEIDNHHEEKLLVCQICFFHLERLLGHKSVLKANEGIEESCMHAHSCTAIPSFLCKRRMEILDQTLSLINDLIKTETGANWIGGIGNHKDVFIPLYSSLLGLYALSHVKGKGQGQLDGETDQQSPLMAGIIALDEIISPLLRNPLIANMYLLVHQSYEKLLGIALDTSEYKKKVGHLAWEGFDPYFLLR; the protein is encoded by the exons ATGTCGGCGAAATGGAGGGCGATGCAGCATCGCCATAAATGGACTTACGGCGTTGTGAATTTCCCATCTCGCATACTGGAAATACTCCGGGATTCGGAATTCTCTGATTCGGCGTTCTTCCAGAGATTGAGGGAGTTCGCGTCTCTGAACTCCACTTATCTTCAGGTGAATGCGGCGAAAGACGTCGCTTCGGCGTTCCTTGAGCTTGTCTCCGGTGGCGGAAATCATCCTGCGGGTCTCGTTGATTTGGCCATCCGCTTGTATCTTGAGATCCTGTTTTTAGATAATTCTCTTCCCGTGCATCGAGCTCTCATTTCTGTCCTAGCGAAGAACCGCTCGTTGTCGAGCCATCGACCAGCTATCGGGCGGTGTTTTAAGTTGCTCTGTGGTGAATATGGTGTTGCGGGCAGGCGGTTCTCGATTGCCCGGGCATCGTTGTCGCTGATTAGTTACCCAGGAGTTGGGTTTCTCGCAGAGACGGTCGGAAATTGTTGCGGGGAAGTGGCGTCCGATATCTGTAACGGGTTGAAATCGGTTTTTCAAGAGATTAGAGATGGTTCCAGACCGTCGCCGGTGGTCATGGAGCAATGCCAAGATGCCATGTCTTGCTTGTATTATGTACTCCAACGCTTTCCATCACAATTTGCTAGTTTGGAAGGAGCCGAAGAATCCTCAGGGGTTTTTGATGTTGTAGTTAATGCTGTTTTCAATGTTCTCAAATCGTCTGAGTTCTCGAGAGATTGTTTGGTGGGTGCGGGGGTGAGTTTATGTGCTGCTTTGCAAGCTTGTATGAGCCATTGGGAGCTAGCCATCTGTATATCCTCTGGGGTTTTTGGTCGCCCTGGTTACAGTTTTAATGCCGTCTCCAAGCAGGAGACTTTGGAGAATAACCATTCTGATAGTGCGAAATTGGTGGGTTATGGTCGTAAAATGAAGGAGAGGTTGACTTCTGACATCCAATCTCTATCTGTTTTAAGTAGGATGTGTTTGCTTAGAGGCATTCTTACCACCGTTCCTCGACCTGTTCTCAATATGCAATTTATTCTCTCTGCTGATGGCTATGGATCAAATGATGCGGTAGTGTGGACTATCCTTTTTGATGGTGTTCTCTCCGAACTTTGCGAGTATTGTGAGAACCCAAGCGATAGTCATTTCAATTTCCATGCTCTAACCGTGACGCAGATAGCTTTGCAGCAGGTAAAAACTTCTTTCATCTCAGGCCTTCTAAACACATCGTCCGACTATGTTCCATTTTCGGATTCGTTGGCTAATCGTATGCTGAGGATAATCTGGAACAATTTAGAGGACCCCCTGAATCAGACGGTAAAACAGGTTCATCTCATATTCGATCTTTTCTTGGATATCCAATCGGTGGTTTTTAGTCGTTTGAAGCTGGATATAAAATCGTTTTACTCCAAGATTGCTGGTGATCTATTGAATCTAAGTGGTCGTTGCAAGGGAAGATACGTGCCCTTAGCATCCCTTACGAAGCGTTTGGGTGCAAAAGCTCTCCTTAACATGTCTCCAAAAGAACTACTCTCTGAGACAATTCAAGCTTATATAGATGACGATGTATGTTGTGCTGCgacttcattcttgaaatgctTCCTTGAGTTGCTGAGAGATGAATGCTGGCAGAGTGATGGTATAGAGGGAGGATACATGTCTTTTAGGCGGTTTTCGTTGCCTCCTATTTTACGGGGGCTTGTATCTGGTTTGCGTAAGTTGCGATCTAATTTGAACACCTACGCACTTCCCTTGATACTTGATGTTGATGTGGACAGCATATTCCCCATGCTGGACTTTGTGTGTGATGGACGCAGCACGCAGGAGCACGGAATTGTTACGCACGGTGAACTTCTGGCTGAACTCCCCTTACATCTTAATGAAGACCAGCGCGTAACTTCATTAGTCTCTCTGCTGAAGGTAGCTAGGTCACTTGCTTTAATTGAAGGAGACATAAATTGGTGGTGCAACTCTCTATCAAATGGTACGGAAGAAGAAAACGAGCATGAATTTGCAGTCATTCACATTAAAGGAATAGAAATCAAGGTTCTGGTGAAGTGGCTTGAGTCTGCACTCTCTCATGTTGATGACATCCTCCGTATAGATGCTGCAGAATCTTTGTTTCTAAATCCTAAAACTTCCAGTTTACCATCTCCATTAGAACTGAGCCTCATGAGGAAAACGATTCCTTTGAATATGCGATGTTCTTCAACTGCTTTTCAGATGAAATGGACAAGTCTGTTTAGGAAGTTCTTCTCTCGTGTGAAAACTGCCCTAGAGAAGCAGGTAAAGATAGGTTGCTGGAAACCTCTTTTACAATTGAAAGTTAAATCAGACACATTAGAATCAGAGTCTTCTATAGTCTGTCACATCAATGGCAGTACAGAAATGGTAGAGCAAAAAGCTTATGATCTGTTTTGCTTTATGAAGTGGTTGAGCCGCTTCCTGTTCTTCTCATGCTATCCCTCTGCTCCATATGAGAGGAAGATGATGGCAATGGATCTGCTTGTTATAATGATGAACGTTTGGCCTATTACGCCTTCAGGAAATTCTCTTAATGATCCTTCCTCAACTTGCACCAACTCTCTTTATCCATATAGTGGGGAGCTTGTTTGGTCAGATTCAACTTTGTCATTAGTTGGGTCAATAGTTGATAGCTGGGATAGATTACGGGAGAGTTCCTTTCACATCCTTCTGGATTTTCCAACACCTCTACCTGGGATTTCCAATGAAGATAAAGTCAAGGAAGTGATTGTGTGGGCGAAGAGACTTGTGTGTAGTCCACGTGTTAGGGAGAGTGATGCTGGGGCTTTGACCCTGAGGCTTATTTTTAAGAAGTatgttttggatcttggatGGGTCGTAAAGGTTTCAGATAATGTTGTTGTTTCGCAGAATCACTTTGCAGATGGTTTCACAAAAGCTTCTATTCCTGACAGGTCTGTTCACTGGAGTCATACTTGCAAATCTAAGAGTCCTCTGTCAGAATATGTCCTGTCACTTGTTGAATGGTTGCAAATTGGTGTTGAGGCAGGTGAAAAAGATCTATCTGAAGCATGCCAGAGTAGTTTTGTCCATGGAATACTGCTTTCTCTACGTTACACCTTTGAGGAGCTAGATTGGAATTCAGAAGTGGTAACAGGGATTAATTCTGACATGAAGGTAGCGTTGGAGAAGCTCCTAAAATTGGTTACGAGGATAACTTCCTTGTCACTCTGGGTAGTATCTTCAGATGCATGGTATATGGCTGATGACCTCGATGATCAAGTTGAAGATGGCTCTCTTCTTTTGGATTTGACAGGTAAGGTTGGGTCAGGTGAGTCATTGTCAGTAATGCAGAATGAGGAGTTGAAACATGTAGATGACTCCGGGCCAGCAGAACACATTGTTATGGTGGGGTGTTGGCTTGCTATGAAAGAG GTCAGTCTTCTTCTGGGAACCATCACAAGGAAGATCCCACTGCCAAGCtgtgtttcttgtttttcagATGCATCTGATAGGACAGACAAGTTTTCTGTAGCTGTTGACATGAAGGAGACATCATTCGATGGGATTCTTGATGCGAAACAACTAGAGAGCATAGGCATGAATTTCTTGCAGGTTCTTTTGAAGATGAAACACAATGGTGCCATTGATAAGACCAGGGCTGGATTTACAGCACTTTGTAATAGACTTCTTTGTTCAAATAATCCAAG actTTGCAAGATGACAGAGTGCTGGATGGAGCAGCTGATGCAAAGAACTATATCCAAGGGGCAAACTGTGGATGACTTGTTGAGGAGGAGTGCTGGGATTCCTGCTGCCTTTATTGCCCTTTTCCTTGCGGAGCCAGAAGGAACACCAAAGAAGCTTCTCCCTCGAGCACTTAGGTGGTTGACTGATGTGGCGAATACTTCACTTGCTGCTGTAGGTGAAGATAGTCACTTAAATGGGAACCCAAGAAATGTGTTTTGCATGGTGGATCAAGTCTCCTCTTCATCAGAAGAATGTGGAAGAGCCTCCAAGATCCGAGATGAGGGTGTGATCCCTACAGTTCACGCATTCAATGTCCTTAGAGCTGCATTTAATGATACAAACCTTGCAACTGATACTTCAGGCTTCTGTGCTGCAGCTTTGATTGCTTCTATATGTGCATTCTCTTCACCATACTGGGAGATTCGAAATAGTGCTTGTCTTGCATATACTGCCTTGGTTCGTCGGATGATTGGATTTCTTAATGTGCACAAACGTGAATCAGCAAGGCGTGCGCTAACTGGTTTGGAGTTTTTCCATAG GTACCCAATCTTGCATTCATTCATATTCGACAAACTAAAGGCTGCAACCGATTGGATTGGAGATGTTAACCAACAGCATCCAGGACATAATATGGCAGCGGTTGTGCACCCGAGCTTGTGCCCTATCTTGATTCTCTTATCCAGACTGAAGCCTTCTGTGATTGGATCTGATAGCAGTAGTTCATTAGATCCTTTTGTCTTTATGCCATTTGTCAGGCAGTGTGCAACTCAGAATAATCAGCGCATACGTGTTCTTGCATCAAAAGCTTTAAGTGGCTTGGTATCCAATGAGAGACTGCCTGCCGTACTCTTGTATGTTGCAAGTGGGCTACCTTGCGGGAAAAGTGTAACATCAGTGTCAGGATGCACCTGCATAGGTCCCGTTAGCTTTGGTATGAACAAATTGATTGAGGTTGGGAAGCCACACGTTGCTTCTGCAAATGCAATCCATGGGATACTTTTGCAGTTGTGTTCACTTATTAATGTTAATTGTAGGAACTTGACAGATGATAACAAGAAGGATCAGCTCCTAGGTGAGTTATTTGCAGTACTTGTCAATTGCGCATGGATTGGCAGGGTTAAGTCATGCTTATGCCCCACACTGACGGCAGCTTATTTGGAACTTTTAGCTCATATGCTTGATATTGCAAGAAATTGCCAGACAAGTAACCATTTGTTTATCCTCCAGAGGCTTTTGACAGAGTTAAGTAGTCAGTGCTTGGGAGCATGGGCTCAGTGCCAGGCTGGTTCAACATTTTTTGATCCCACATTAGCAGAATTGCATCGAAAAGCAACTGGTTTCTATTTTGACTGTGTGCTTGGAAGTTGTCCAGGGGCCCCAGATGATGGTCTGTCCTTAAAATTGAATGGAGATGCCCTGAATTCTTTAAGTTTGCCAGGGATTTTGGAGAGGGAGATATCTGACATATTTTGTGttagatttgaattttgtatttcAAATGCATCACATGAGGTTAGGCTTGCAGCCTTGAAAGGGCTTCTGCGCTTCTTGAAATCAATAGCATCTAAGATTATCCATATCGATCATGGAGACCATATTGACAATATTGTTAATTGGTTTAATATCAATCTTCATCCTACATTGATGCGGCTTTTAGATGTTGAAGATAATCCAAAGTGTGTCTGCTACATTCTTAAGATTATTTTCTGCTGGAGCTGCTTGCAGTTTCTAAAGTCAAATGAGTTCTACTACCAACAAAGCACTGGTATTGACAATATGAACTTGGGATCTTTGTCACAGTTATGGGACAAACTGATATCTATCAAGGAAACTGCAAAACATATCAAGACTCAGGAAATCTTAATATGTTGTATGGGTGTATGTGTGAAGAAATGGACAATGTTGTTCAGGAACTTGATGCAATTTAATGGTGCGGAACTGATCGACTCTTCTATTGCTGATAAGGATGAAGCCTGTACAATAATTTTCAATGCCATTCATTATTTTGTAATGCAAGTGAAACATTGTAGTTCATCATCCAAGCCTGTAAACATGAGGAAGGCAGCAGCTGATGCCTTGGTGGCTTCTGGGCTGCTCGAGGAAGCTGTATGGGTCAGTTCTGTCATCTCCAACAACCAAATGGTTACAAAAGTACATGAGCGAGCCACTTGTGATGATAGAACTTTGATGGAGCAATCAAATGCTTTAAATCTTTATGCCATCGATATTTTGGATTCATGGTTCACATGCGTTGCATTACTTGAGGATGAGGATGTTGGCCTTAGGCAGACACTTGCCATGGCAGTCCAAAAGTGTGTCCAGCCCAGGGGTACTGTAGAAAGTGACCAAACTGAGGCTGTTCCGATACAAGTtgaaaaagtgattgaattaagttttcattttctgtcttCCATTTTTGGTCACTGGCTTCCTTATATTGATTGTTTGTTAAAATGGGCTTCAGTTGACCCAGGAAGCTACCCTCTAGGATGTGGAAATCTTGTTCGTCGTGTATTTGACAAGGAGATTGataatcaccatgaagaaaagcttcTGGTATGTCAGATTTGCTTCTTTCATTTGGAAAGGCTCTTGGGTCACAAGTCTGTTCTGAAGGCAAATGAGGGAATTGAGGAAAGTTGCATGCATGCTCATTCTTGTACAGCCATTCCGAGCTTCTTGTGTAAGCGAAGGATGGAAATACTTGATCAGACATTGTCTTTAATAAACGATCTCATTAAAACTGAGACTGGTGCTAACTGGATTGGTGGCATAGGTAATCACAAAGATGTGTTTATACCACTGTATTCAAGTTTACTTGGCCTTTATGCTTTGTCCCATGTGAAAGGGAAAGGCCAAGGCCAATTGGATGGAGAAACGGACCAGCAATCTCCTCTAATGGCTGGCATAATAGCACTCGACGAGATTATTTCTCCATTGCTAAGGAATCCATTGATAGCTAACATGTACCTTTTAGTGCATCAGTCATATGAAAAATTGTTAGGCATTGCATTGGATACCTCAGAATACAAAAAGAAGGTCGGACACTTGGCTTGGGAAGGGTTTGATCCTTACTTTTTGTTGAGATGA
- the LOC116247737 gene encoding protein YLS7-like produces the protein MTLASPKALLWMNSFPKSISALTVSLAALAVLLVLSSSLSTIVSVSSTFQGYFNGLYGDREAQFGYLDKQTVIKNDKEESHHILHRKGGSGSSNFSVTAPLGSNDRLSVTVKNENSSLGSIHGSMTSDIDNTLSANEINGSGYCDLYHGKWFFDPSGPLYTNNTCPIITQMQNCQGNGRPDQEYENWRWRPNECDLPRFDGKRFLELMRGKTLAFVGDSVARNQMESLLCILWQVESPKNRGNRKMHRWFFESYSVMIVRIWSSWLVHQMSEAFDFAPAGVDKLHLDKPDQTFMELLPSIDVLVLSSGHWFAKQSVYILNNEIVGGQLWWPDLNRTKKINNIEAYGISVETSLAAIVTHPGYKGLTILRSYSPDHYEGGAWNTGGSCTGKVKPLTEGELVENGFTQRMHEQQVMGFQRAQKKATNKSKLRLMDITEVFSYRADGHPGPYRSLDPNKVTKRGPDGRPPPQDCLHWCMPGPVDTWNEIVLEIIRREFQQAQELSERR, from the exons ATGACTTTGGCTTCTCCTAAAGCGCTTCTATGGATGAACAgttttccaaaatcaatttcagcCCTCACTGTTTCATTGGCTGCCTTAGCAGTACTTCTGGTTCTTTCTTCATCTCTTTCGACTATTGTATCAGTTAGTTCAACATTTCAAGGCTATTTTAATGGTCTATATGGTGATAGAGAAGCACAATTTGGGTATCTTGATAAGCAGACTGTCATAAAGAATGATAAAGAAGAAAGCCATCATATCCTTCATAGAAAGGGTGGTTCTGGTTCAAGCAACTTTTCTGTTACTGCACCATTGGGTTCTAATGACAGATTGAGTGTGACTGTGAAGAATGAGAACAGCAGCTTAGGTTCTATACATGGTTCTATGACATCAGACATTGACAATACTTTATCAGCAAATGAAATCAATGGCTCGG GATACTGCGATCTATACCATGGCAAATGGTTTTTTGACCCCTCTGGACCACTATACACCAACAATACTTGTCCTATTATCACCCAGATGCAGAATTGTCAGGGTAATGGGAGGCCTGATCAAGAGTACGAAAACTGGAGATGGAGGCCTAATGAATGTGATCTACCACGCTTTGATGGCAAAAGATTCCTAGAGCTGATGAGGGGGAAAACTCTGGCTTTTGTTGGTGATTCAGTTGCTCGCAATCAGATGGAATCTTTGCTGTGCATACTTTGGCAG GTGGAAAGTCCCAAGAACAGAGGCAACCGGAAGATGCACCGTTGGTTCTTTGAATCATACTCAGTGATGATAGTGAGGATCTGGTCATCCTGGCTGGTCCACCAGATGTCAGAGGCCTTTGATTTTGCACCTGCAGGTGTCGACAAACTACACCTAGACAAACCAGACCAAACCTTCATGGAACTCCTTCCCAGCATTGATGTGCTTGTTCTATCATCTGGTCATTGGTTTGCAAAGCAGTCTGTGTACATTCTGAACAATGAAATTGTCGGCGGGCAACTTTGGTGGCCCGATTTAAACCGCactaagaaaataaataacatTGAGGCGTATGGAATCTCTGTTGAAACCAGTCTTGCTGCCATAGTTACACATCCAGGCTACAAGGGCCTTACAATCTTGAGGTCGTATTCACCAGATCATTATGAAGGGGGAGCGTGGAACACAGGCGGCTCCTGCACTGGGAAAGTGAAGCCACTGACAGAAGGAGAACTGGTGGAAAATGGTTTTACCCAGAGGATGCATGAGCAACAGGTGATGGGATTCCAGAGGGCACAAAAGAAGGCAACCAACAAGTCAAAACTGAGGCTCATGGACATAACTGAAGTATTCAGTTACCGTGCAGATGGCCACCCTGGTCCTTACAGAAGTCTAGATCCTAACAAGGTCACAAAGCGTGGTCCGGACGGAAGGCCGCCACCGCAAGATTGCTTGCATTGGTGTATGCCAGGCCCAGTGGATACTTGGAACGAAATTGTGCTTGAGATCATACGAAGGGAATTCCAGCAGGCTCAAGAGTTGTCAGAGAGAAGATGA